A genomic window from Silene latifolia isolate original U9 population chromosome Y, ASM4854445v1, whole genome shotgun sequence includes:
- the LOC141632229 gene encoding uncharacterized protein LOC141632229 produces the protein MRASQDRQKSYADTRRSDISFEVGEKLRWYLSDPSHVLSPEVIEVDEQLSYLETPKEILDRKVRKTRNGETALVKVLWTNHNVEEASWETKASMRESYPHLFA, from the exons atgagagcttcTCAGGACAGACAGAAAAGTTATGCTGACACTAGGAGAAGTGACATTTCTTTCGAGGTGGGAGAGAAG TTGCGGTGGTACCTgagcgatccatcacatgtgttgagTCCTGAGGTGATCGAGGTGGATGAGCAGTTGTCCTATCTGGAGACACCTAAGGAGATTCTGGACAGGAAGGTGAGGAAGACCAGGAATGGAGAGACAGCTTTGGTGAAAGTCTTGTGGACTAACCACAATGTTGAGGAAGCTTCATGGGAGACAAAGGCTTCCATGAGGGAAAGCTATCCACACCTGTTTGCATga